One Pectobacterium polaris DNA window includes the following coding sequences:
- the fieF gene encoding CDF family cation-efflux transporter FieF (FieF, a metal efflux transporter, is a member of the CDF (cation diffusion facilitator) family of transporters.) gives MNPHYARLVTLAAVSATAVALVLFIMKVFAWWHTGSVSLLASLVDSLVDIAASLVNLLVVRYSLQPADTEHAFGHGKAESLAALAQSMFISGSALFLILTGLQHSLEPQTLHAPEVGMWVTLIALVVTLLLVSFQRWVVKRTHSQAVRADMLHYQSDLLMNGAILVALALSWKGITRADSLFALGIGGYILYSALRMGYDAVQSLLDRALPEDEHRAIAEVIVNWPGIRGAHALRTRRSGPTRFIQLHLEMDDTLPLVQAHQIADELEQALREQFPGADIIIHQDPVSAVPENQRGRLTA, from the coding sequence ATGAATCCACACTATGCACGTCTGGTGACGCTGGCAGCCGTGAGCGCAACGGCCGTGGCGCTGGTGCTGTTCATAATGAAGGTGTTTGCCTGGTGGCACACTGGCTCAGTGAGCCTGCTGGCATCGCTGGTTGATTCGCTGGTGGATATCGCCGCGTCGCTGGTGAACCTGCTGGTGGTGCGCTACTCGTTGCAACCGGCGGATACGGAACACGCCTTCGGCCACGGTAAGGCGGAATCGCTGGCTGCGCTGGCGCAAAGCATGTTTATCTCCGGCTCGGCGCTGTTCCTGATCCTAACGGGGCTGCAACACTCGCTGGAGCCGCAGACGCTGCACGCGCCGGAAGTGGGCATGTGGGTGACGCTCATTGCGCTGGTGGTTACGCTGCTGCTGGTATCGTTCCAGCGTTGGGTGGTGAAGCGCACGCACAGTCAGGCGGTACGTGCGGACATGCTGCATTATCAGTCCGACCTGTTGATGAACGGCGCGATTCTGGTGGCGTTGGCGCTCAGTTGGAAAGGCATTACGCGCGCCGACTCCCTGTTTGCATTGGGTATTGGCGGCTATATTTTATATAGCGCGTTACGCATGGGGTATGACGCTGTGCAGTCGCTGTTGGATCGCGCACTGCCGGAGGACGAGCATCGCGCGATTGCTGAGGTGATTGTGAACTGGCCGGGCATTCGCGGCGCACATGCGTTGCGTACCCGACGTTCTGGCCCAACGCGCTTTATTCAACTGCATCTGGAAATGGATGACACGCTGCCGCTGGTTCAGGCGCATCAAATCGCAGACGAGCTGGAGCAGGCATTGCGTGAACAGTTTCCGGGTGCCGATATTATTATCCATCAGGATCCGGTTTCTGCCGTGCCGGAAAATCAGCGTGGCAGGCTGACAGCATAA
- a CDS encoding sugar transporter yields MTRSSRSTAWLRVVSLSLAAFIFNTAEFAPVALLSDIAASFSMSAAQVGLIITIYAWVVGLMSLPCMLMSSDMERRSLLIKIFILFAVSNVLSGLAWNYWVLVIARIGVALAHAVFWSITASLVVRLAPADKKAQALSLLATGTALALVLGLPLGRVVGQYLGWRVTFVIIGLLAAGIMLGLMKLLPVLPSSNSGSLKSLPLLLKRPALLCVYGLTVMIVTAHFTAYSYIEPFIQKVALLSENFTTILLLIFGGAGIIGSMLFSRYSSKYPAGFLIVSFAFLAVCLLLLLPLSFSGWSLSTLCVVWGIAIMALSLGMQVKVLTLASDATDVAMALYSGIYNIGIGGGALLGNQVIVHLGLPDIGFIGAAMAILATVCCIFTFVRYSRVLKTSLAN; encoded by the coding sequence ATGACCCGTTCTTCCCGTTCGACCGCCTGGTTACGCGTCGTCAGCCTTTCTCTGGCGGCCTTCATTTTTAACACCGCTGAATTTGCCCCCGTTGCGCTCCTGTCAGACATTGCCGCCAGCTTTTCCATGAGCGCCGCGCAGGTCGGGCTGATCATTACGATCTATGCCTGGGTGGTCGGGCTGATGTCGCTGCCCTGCATGCTGATGTCCAGCGATATGGAGCGACGCAGCCTGCTGATCAAAATCTTTATCCTGTTCGCCGTCAGCAATGTGTTGTCCGGTCTGGCCTGGAACTATTGGGTGTTGGTGATTGCTCGTATCGGCGTGGCGCTGGCTCACGCGGTATTCTGGTCGATTACGGCATCGCTGGTGGTGCGTCTGGCACCGGCGGACAAAAAAGCGCAGGCGTTAAGCTTGCTGGCGACTGGCACGGCGCTGGCGCTGGTGCTGGGGTTACCGCTAGGGCGTGTGGTCGGGCAGTATCTGGGCTGGCGTGTGACGTTTGTCATTATTGGCCTGCTCGCTGCGGGGATTATGCTGGGTCTGATGAAACTGCTGCCCGTGTTGCCGAGCAGCAATTCTGGTTCGTTGAAGAGCCTGCCTCTCCTGCTTAAACGTCCGGCGCTGCTGTGTGTGTACGGCCTGACTGTGATGATCGTAACCGCGCACTTTACCGCCTACAGTTATATCGAGCCTTTTATTCAGAAAGTGGCGCTGTTGAGTGAAAACTTCACCACCATCTTGCTGCTGATTTTTGGCGGCGCCGGCATCATTGGCAGCATGCTGTTCAGCCGCTACAGCAGCAAATACCCGGCGGGCTTTCTGATTGTTTCGTTCGCGTTTCTGGCGGTGTGTTTACTGCTATTGCTGCCTTTGTCATTCAGCGGTTGGAGCCTGTCGACGCTCTGTGTCGTCTGGGGGATCGCCATTATGGCGCTGAGCCTGGGGATGCAGGTTAAGGTGTTGACGCTGGCGTCGGATGCCACCGACGTGGCGATGGCGCTCTACTCAGGAATTTATAACATTGGGATCGGTGGCGGTGCGCTGCTTGGCAATCAGGTGATTGTCCATTTGGGCCTGCCCGACATCGGTTTCATTGGCGCGGCGATGGCGATACTGGCAACCGTGTGCTGTATTTTTACGTTTGTCCGCTATTCACGTGTGTTAAAAACGTCATTGGCGAACTGA